One genomic segment of Vagococcus intermedius includes these proteins:
- a CDS encoding Dps family protein has translation MSYEKTQGILNQLVADLSQFSTVIHQAHWYMRGAEFLNLHPKMDEYMDGINEQLDEVAERLITIGGAPYSTLKEFADNTKIEDKPASYDTPMTERLETLVAGYRYLVSVYAAGIDVAGEEGDNVTEDLFIDFKGQTEKIIWMLTATLGQKPGI, from the coding sequence ATGAGTTATGAAAAAACACAAGGCATTTTAAACCAATTAGTTGCAGATTTGAGTCAGTTTTCAACAGTCATCCATCAAGCACACTGGTATATGCGTGGTGCAGAATTCCTAAACCTACATCCAAAAATGGATGAATACATGGATGGTATTAATGAACAGTTGGATGAAGTAGCAGAACGTTTAATCACGATTGGTGGTGCGCCATATTCAACATTAAAAGAATTTGCTGACAATACTAAAATTGAAGATAAACCCGCTAGTTATGATACACCAATGACAGAGCGTTTAGAAACATTAGTCGCAGGTTATCGCTATTTAGTGTCTGTCTATGCTGCAGGGATTGACGTAGCTGGTGAAGAAGGCGACAATGTAACCGAAGATCTATTTATTGACTTTAAAGGCCAAACAGAAAAAATTATCTGGATGTTGACAGCAACATTAGGACAAAAACCAGGTATTTAA
- a CDS encoding MetQ/NlpA family ABC transporter substrate-binding protein: MKKKLLLAAILVGLTTLTVACGKNVSETKETPKKPEIIKVASHMTPMTDVVEIAGKELKKEGYELELVQVNDNIQYNELLNNKEIDANFAQHEPFMMKYNSEKKGNLVAIQKIYNAKVGFYAKDAKTIEDIPEGAKVALPSDVSNEGRALAILADAGLIKLKDGVGFDGTLKDIIDNPKKLEWLSIDLLNLAEAYYEKDVAMVYDYPTYIAKIGLSPKDALISEKNIDERFAISLVAREDNKKSKKIVALKKAMTSPAVKNFLEKEHSDTLVPAF; this comes from the coding sequence ATGAAGAAAAAATTACTATTAGCAGCGATTTTAGTTGGTTTAACTACCTTAACTGTAGCCTGTGGAAAAAATGTTTCAGAAACAAAAGAGACCCCTAAAAAACCGGAGATTATTAAAGTTGCCTCACACATGACCCCAATGACTGATGTGGTGGAAATCGCTGGGAAAGAACTAAAAAAAGAGGGCTATGAGTTAGAATTAGTCCAAGTCAATGATAATATTCAATACAATGAATTGCTAAATAACAAAGAAATTGATGCAAACTTTGCTCAGCATGAACCTTTTATGATGAAATATAATAGTGAAAAGAAAGGTAACCTTGTTGCCATACAAAAAATATATAATGCTAAAGTTGGCTTTTATGCTAAAGATGCCAAGACTATCGAAGATATTCCAGAAGGTGCAAAAGTTGCCTTACCAAGTGATGTTTCTAATGAAGGGCGAGCTTTAGCTATCTTAGCAGATGCCGGATTGATCAAATTAAAAGACGGTGTCGGTTTTGATGGCACGCTTAAAGATATCATTGACAATCCTAAAAAATTAGAATGGTTATCGATTGATCTTCTTAATTTAGCTGAAGCTTATTACGAAAAAGATGTGGCTATGGTTTATGATTATCCTACCTACATTGCCAAAATTGGTTTAAGTCCCAAGGATGCTCTTATCAGTGAAAAAAATATAGATGAGCGCTTTGCTATTTCCTTAGTCGCCAGAGAAGATAATAAAAAAAGTAAAAAAATTGTTGCTCTCAAAAAAGCGATGACTAGCCCTGCTGTTAAAAATTTCTTAGAAAAAGAACATAGCGATACTTTAGTACCTGCCTTTTAG
- a CDS encoding methionine ABC transporter permease translates to MSHYVERLNYYAPEITTAITQTSIMLTIAMLAALLIGLPLGVILYLAQLPGTYQNKRRVTLINSYINIVRSFPFLLFVIALIPLTRLLLGSAFGTYPASFPLSLVAIALYSRLVEQVLLDVPLTVYELAESLGSSTWQFVRYFLLVEARSGLVLSFTSVMISMVSYSTVMGMIGGGGIGDFAIRYGYQRYEYDIMYTTIIIMILFVMFCQFVGTTLAKKIDKRKN, encoded by the coding sequence ATGAGCCACTACGTTGAACGTCTAAACTATTACGCTCCAGAAATTACTACAGCTATTACACAAACAAGCATTATGCTGACAATTGCAATGTTAGCTGCTTTGTTAATTGGGCTACCGTTAGGTGTCATTTTATACTTAGCACAATTACCTGGGACCTATCAAAATAAACGGCGCGTCACCTTGATTAATAGTTACATCAATATCGTGCGCTCCTTTCCTTTTTTATTATTTGTGATCGCCCTGATTCCTTTAACAAGATTGCTACTAGGTTCAGCTTTTGGTACTTATCCTGCCTCGTTTCCGTTAAGTCTAGTAGCTATTGCCTTATATAGCCGTCTAGTTGAACAGGTCTTGTTAGATGTTCCTTTAACTGTTTACGAATTAGCTGAAAGTTTAGGAAGTAGCACTTGGCAATTTGTCCGTTATTTTTTATTAGTTGAAGCACGATCTGGACTAGTTTTGAGTTTTACCTCCGTTATGATCAGTATGGTATCTTATTCAACTGTCATGGGAATGATTGGTGGGGGCGGTATTGGTGATTTTGCGATTCGCTACGGCTATCAACGGTATGAGTACGATATTATGTATACAACAATTATTATTATGATTCTTTTTGTAATGTTTTGCCAATTTGTAGGAACAACCTTAGCAAAAAAAATAGATAAACGAAAAAATTAG
- a CDS encoding methionine ABC transporter ATP-binding protein, with amino-acid sequence MITLTDISKSFVSQGSQSHALKNLSLSIHKEEIVGIVGQSGSGKSTLLRLINGLEFPDTGTIIVNDRDLNKLNRTALRKHRQEIGMIFQHFNLLENQTVRQNISLPLTLQHNKSEEKVDNLLTFVNLKDKANHYPNELSGGEKQRVAIARSLILEPAVLLCDEPTSALDETHSQEIIQLLKNIHQSFGTTIIFVSHELDVVKSLCQRVAILDHGKLLDTIKIKPSLDKTIGDRTYYQQALARLQS; translated from the coding sequence ATGATTACATTAACTGATATTTCAAAATCATTTGTCAGTCAAGGCAGCCAGTCACATGCTTTAAAAAATCTATCCTTATCCATTCATAAAGAAGAAATAGTTGGCATTGTTGGTCAAAGTGGTTCAGGTAAATCAACTTTATTGCGCCTAATCAATGGCTTAGAATTTCCTGACACTGGCACTATCATCGTTAATGACCGAGATCTTAATAAGTTAAATCGAACGGCATTAAGGAAACATCGTCAAGAAATTGGCATGATTTTTCAACATTTCAATCTTTTAGAAAATCAAACTGTCCGTCAAAATATTTCCCTACCTTTAACCTTGCAACATAACAAATCAGAGGAAAAAGTTGATAATTTATTAACTTTCGTCAATTTAAAGGATAAAGCCAATCACTATCCTAATGAATTGAGTGGTGGGGAAAAACAGCGAGTGGCCATTGCCCGATCACTTATTTTAGAGCCAGCTGTTTTATTATGCGATGAACCGACATCAGCTTTAGATGAAACGCATAGTCAAGAAATTATCCAATTACTAAAAAATATCCACCAAAGTTTTGGTACCACTATTATTTTTGTCAGTCATGAATTAGATGTAGTGAAATCACTCTGTCAACGAGTTGCTATTTTGGATCACGGCAAGTTATTAGATACTATTAAAATAAAGCCCTCACTTGATAAAACTATTGGAGATAGAACCTATTATCAACAAGCTTTAGCGAGGTTGCAATCATGA